From Alteromonas sp. RKMC-009, one genomic window encodes:
- a CDS encoding LysR family transcriptional regulator → MLNRLQESDIKLLRVFYAVASCNGFTAAEPVLRMQRPNISAAIKKLEERLDLVLCHRGRGGFQMTKEGEVVFQETKRIFNAFDNFVFNLKSLHDDYSGHITLVMMAGLPLSMHLAVSKAVKSTMKKFDDIHVNIQTRLYNEVEHVALSGECHLVISTYDMVKPESVTFHPVGISCKGRLYCSPTHPLAKFRDVSLPEDVKIGEYPAIGISGLSSANYIEDDQRLAIQTFSDSFEAALSAIMTGEYIGLLPDYIAKEQGASLGLVPIAKGSLFNFNHELFVMNGKNTRLNPVLRHCIKELTYFISESQK, encoded by the coding sequence ATGTTGAATCGTTTACAAGAATCAGATATTAAGCTGTTACGGGTGTTTTATGCGGTTGCGAGTTGTAATGGATTTACTGCCGCTGAGCCGGTGTTACGTATGCAACGCCCTAATATCAGTGCTGCGATTAAAAAGTTAGAAGAACGTCTGGATCTGGTGCTTTGTCACCGGGGCCGTGGCGGTTTTCAGATGACAAAAGAAGGTGAAGTAGTTTTCCAGGAAACCAAACGAATCTTCAATGCATTCGATAACTTTGTTTTTAACTTGAAATCGCTTCACGACGATTACTCCGGTCACATTACCCTGGTAATGATGGCAGGCCTGCCGCTTTCCATGCATCTTGCAGTCAGTAAGGCTGTTAAGAGCACCATGAAGAAATTTGATGATATCCATGTCAATATTCAAACCCGTCTGTACAACGAAGTAGAGCACGTTGCGTTATCCGGTGAGTGTCACCTCGTGATTTCTACTTACGACATGGTGAAACCCGAATCTGTAACGTTCCATCCGGTTGGCATTTCCTGCAAGGGCCGCCTGTACTGCTCACCGACACATCCGCTGGCAAAATTCCGCGATGTGTCACTGCCGGAAGACGTGAAAATTGGTGAGTATCCGGCTATCGGCATATCCGGTCTGTCATCTGCCAATTATATTGAAGATGATCAGCGTCTGGCTATTCAGACGTTCTCCGATTCTTTCGAGGCGGCGCTCTCTGCCATTATGACCGGTGAATACATTGGTTTGCTGCCGGACTATATTGCTAAAGAGCAGGGCGCAAGTTTAGGACTGGTGCCTATTGCTAAAGGCAGTCTGTTTAACTTTAACCACGAACTGTTTGTGATGAACGGTAAAAATACCCGCCTGAATCCGGTACTCCGCCACTGTATCAAAGAGCTGACTTACTTTATTTCAGAAAGTCAGAAGTAA
- a CDS encoding tyrosine-type recombinase/integrase: MKTLVKDWLQFKLMNEGKSAETTKKYEYYLSLLEEFCEVTGANPLAITIRQLEMFVGHFLHNKNLKPSSRRTAVAAVKGFYKWLHKDEHITQDPACNLPYPTSDKKIPVAMGLKNFEKLLQQCDLDTFLGVRDAAIIALLGGCGFRVAGISGLNQSNIVKYDYLDTERLAIRVFEKGKKERMVPVPLEAQIYLRVYIGHPELKDINRTLANGDQVLFVSVQNRKVNEWDYYGENRRMGIRSIQKMIEQRGEKAGVPANQCHPHALRHLTGTEYAEDDLDLITRQMLLGHTDPNATAIYTQMAMRKLTEQIDKANPLGKVSSAAGALISQLR; encoded by the coding sequence ATGAAAACGCTGGTTAAAGATTGGCTGCAGTTCAAACTGATGAACGAAGGTAAGTCTGCAGAGACGACAAAAAAGTACGAATATTACCTCTCTCTGCTGGAAGAGTTCTGTGAAGTCACCGGAGCCAACCCGCTGGCCATCACTATCCGGCAGCTGGAGATGTTCGTAGGCCACTTCCTGCATAATAAGAACCTGAAGCCCAGCTCACGGCGAACCGCTGTGGCCGCAGTAAAAGGTTTCTACAAATGGCTGCATAAAGATGAGCACATTACGCAGGATCCCGCATGCAATCTTCCTTACCCGACTTCTGATAAGAAAATCCCTGTGGCCATGGGCCTGAAGAACTTCGAGAAGCTGCTGCAGCAGTGCGACCTTGATACATTCTTAGGTGTGCGTGATGCCGCAATCATCGCCCTGCTTGGCGGCTGTGGATTCCGTGTAGCCGGTATTTCGGGCCTGAATCAAAGCAACATCGTGAAATATGACTATCTGGATACAGAGCGCCTGGCTATCCGGGTGTTTGAGAAAGGTAAAAAGGAACGGATGGTACCGGTGCCCCTTGAAGCCCAGATATATCTGCGCGTTTATATTGGCCATCCGGAATTAAAAGACATCAACCGGACACTGGCCAATGGTGATCAGGTGCTGTTCGTCAGTGTGCAGAACCGTAAAGTAAATGAATGGGATTATTACGGTGAGAACCGTCGCATGGGCATCCGCTCTATTCAGAAGATGATAGAGCAGCGTGGTGAAAAGGCTGGTGTGCCTGCCAATCAGTGCCATCCTCACGCCCTGCGGCATCTTACCGGTACTGAGTATGCAGAAGATGACCTCGATCTGATTACCCGGCAGATGCTGCTTGGCCACACAGACCCGAACGCTACCGCTATTTACACACAGATGGCCATGCGCAAGCTGACTGAGCAGATTGATAAAGCCAACCCGCTTGGAAAGGTGAGTTCAGCAGCCGGAGCCCTGATATCACAGCTGCGCTAA
- the uvrB gene encoding excinuclease ABC subunit UvrB — protein sequence MSKGFELESKYQPAGDQPKAIEALVDGLESGLASQTLLGVTGSGKTFTMANIIKQVQRPTLIMAHNKTLAAQLYGEMKEFFPNNAVEYFVSYYDYYQPEAYVPSTDTFIEKDASINDHIEQMRLSATKALMERRDVVIVASVSAIYGLGDPESYMKMLLHLRQGDTMDQRDILRRLAELQYKRNDLAFERGTFRVRGDVIDIFPADSEKQAVRVELFDSEIDKISLFDPLTGAVDKSVIRATVFPKTHYVTPREKILAAIEEIKVELKDRKAQLQESNKLLEDQRISQRTQFDIEMMLELGYCSGIENYSRYLSGRAPGEPPPTLLDYFPADGLMFIDESHVTVSQIGAMYKGDRSRKETLVEYGFRLPSALDNRPLKFEEFEQISPQTIYVSATPGEYELKKSDGEIVEQVVRPTGLLDPEIEVRPVATQVDDVLSEIQKRVAVDERVLITTLTKRMAEDLSEYLNEHGVKVRYLHSDIDTVERIEIIRDLRLGKFDVLVGINLLREGLDMPEVSLVAILDADKEGFLRAERSLIQTIGRAARHVNGRAIMYADVITKSMKKAIDETNRRREKQEAHNKANGVVPQRLNKPITDIMDLGDSAHPASGKVKLRKVAEKKKEMQAASATELMAQIADLEKKMFEFARELEFEKAASVRDDIETLRKQVVAVS from the coding sequence ATGAGTAAAGGTTTCGAACTGGAATCCAAATATCAACCGGCAGGGGATCAGCCAAAAGCCATAGAAGCTCTGGTTGACGGGCTGGAAAGCGGTCTTGCCAGTCAGACATTGCTGGGGGTTACCGGCTCCGGTAAGACCTTCACCATGGCGAACATTATTAAGCAGGTGCAGCGTCCGACATTGATTATGGCGCACAATAAAACCCTGGCGGCCCAGCTTTATGGTGAAATGAAAGAGTTCTTTCCGAACAATGCGGTGGAATATTTCGTTTCCTATTACGACTATTATCAGCCTGAAGCGTACGTTCCCAGTACCGATACTTTTATAGAGAAAGATGCGTCAATCAACGACCACATTGAACAAATGCGGTTGTCAGCGACGAAGGCACTGATGGAGCGGCGCGATGTTGTTATCGTGGCCAGCGTGTCTGCCATTTATGGTTTGGGTGATCCTGAGTCCTACATGAAAATGCTGTTGCATTTGCGCCAGGGCGACACTATGGATCAGCGGGATATTCTGCGCCGTCTTGCCGAACTGCAATATAAGCGTAATGACCTGGCCTTCGAGCGGGGCACATTCCGTGTACGGGGAGACGTGATTGATATCTTCCCTGCGGATTCAGAGAAGCAGGCCGTGCGGGTAGAATTGTTCGACAGTGAGATTGATAAAATCAGCCTGTTTGACCCGTTGACCGGTGCGGTGGATAAATCGGTGATCCGTGCCACGGTGTTTCCTAAAACCCACTATGTCACACCCAGAGAAAAAATTCTGGCTGCCATTGAAGAGATTAAAGTTGAACTGAAAGATCGCAAGGCGCAGCTACAGGAGAGTAATAAGTTACTCGAAGACCAGCGGATTTCCCAGCGCACCCAGTTTGATATCGAAATGATGCTGGAGTTGGGCTACTGCTCCGGCATTGAGAACTACTCACGCTATCTCTCCGGCAGAGCGCCGGGTGAGCCGCCCCCGACACTGCTGGACTACTTTCCTGCTGACGGCCTGATGTTTATTGATGAATCACACGTTACTGTGTCGCAAATCGGGGCGATGTACAAAGGCGACCGGTCGCGGAAGGAAACGCTGGTGGAATACGGCTTCCGGTTACCATCGGCACTGGATAACCGGCCTCTGAAGTTTGAGGAGTTCGAGCAGATCTCTCCCCAGACGATATATGTTTCCGCGACGCCGGGTGAATATGAGCTGAAAAAATCTGACGGCGAAATTGTGGAGCAGGTGGTACGTCCCACTGGCTTGCTCGACCCGGAAATTGAAGTACGTCCGGTGGCGACGCAAGTCGATGATGTACTGTCTGAAATTCAGAAAAGGGTTGCCGTAGACGAGCGGGTGTTAATTACAACGCTGACCAAGCGCATGGCCGAAGATTTAAGCGAATATCTGAATGAACATGGCGTGAAAGTGCGTTATTTGCATTCCGATATTGATACCGTTGAACGTATTGAAATTATCCGCGATCTCCGTCTGGGTAAGTTCGATGTGCTGGTGGGCATTAACCTGCTCAGGGAAGGTCTGGATATGCCTGAGGTATCGCTGGTTGCGATTCTTGATGCGGATAAAGAGGGCTTTCTCCGCGCTGAGCGCTCACTGATCCAGACCATTGGCCGTGCAGCCCGTCACGTTAATGGCCGCGCCATCATGTACGCAGACGTGATCACTAAGTCGATGAAAAAGGCCATTGATGAAACTAACCGGCGCAGGGAGAAACAGGAAGCCCACAATAAGGCCAACGGTGTAGTCCCTCAACGGTTAAACAAACCCATTACGGACATTATGGACTTAGGTGACAGTGCCCATCCTGCTTCCGGCAAAGTGAAACTGCGTAAAGTTGCCGAGAAGAAAAAAGAAATGCAGGCTGCCAGTGCCACGGAACTTATGGCGCAAATTGCTGATCTTGAGAAGAAAATGTTTGAGTTTGCCCGTGAGCTTGAATTTGAAAAAGCCGCGTCAGTGCGTGATGACATCGAAACATTACGTAAGCAGGTCGTCGCCGTGTCTTAA
- a CDS encoding DUF7736 domain-containing protein: MDIQRLRNLTTGILHTDIGHVYEDIEAVTGKNGLMTHMIPNMLKAIEPWLKENVTDERYWNKVFDTEHQGEYSLPQPSESERDLMIQRFQAMPDPLLSQFT; the protein is encoded by the coding sequence ATGGATATTCAACGATTGCGTAATTTAACTACCGGCATTCTTCACACAGACATTGGACATGTCTATGAAGATATTGAGGCTGTCACCGGTAAAAATGGCTTGATGACTCACATGATACCGAACATGTTGAAGGCTATAGAGCCCTGGCTAAAAGAAAATGTTACAGATGAACGTTACTGGAACAAAGTTTTCGATACTGAGCATCAGGGCGAATACTCGTTACCTCAGCCCTCTGAAAGTGAACGTGATTTAATGATTCAGCGGTTTCAGGCCATGCCGGATCCGTTATTAAGTCAATTTACGTAA
- the queC gene encoding 7-cyano-7-deazaguanine synthase QueC produces the protein MSEKVIVIYSGGMDSFTVLHKAIADGKKPYALSFNYGQRHKKELDYAAAVCTELNVPHKVVDISVINSLVGGSALTDDIDVPEGHYEEPSMKTTVVPNRNMILLSLAVGYAVSENATKVYYGAHSGDHAIYPDCRPEFVEKMNDVCAIANYEAVEIVTPYLKVSKTAILTDGLKMGLDYGKTWTCYNGREHACGGCGACQERLEAFRDNGAVDPLTYE, from the coding sequence ATGTCTGAAAAAGTCATTGTTATCTATTCCGGCGGTATGGATTCTTTCACCGTACTGCACAAAGCCATCGCTGACGGGAAAAAACCTTATGCCCTGTCATTTAACTACGGTCAGCGGCATAAAAAAGAACTCGATTATGCTGCGGCCGTGTGTACTGAGCTGAATGTGCCTCATAAAGTGGTGGATATTTCTGTCATTAATTCACTGGTTGGCGGCTCGGCACTGACTGATGACATTGATGTGCCGGAAGGACATTATGAAGAGCCGTCAATGAAAACCACCGTGGTGCCGAACAGAAATATGATCCTGTTGTCACTGGCTGTGGGTTATGCGGTCAGCGAAAATGCCACCAAAGTGTATTACGGTGCTCACTCGGGTGATCACGCTATTTACCCGGACTGCCGCCCTGAATTCGTTGAGAAGATGAATGACGTGTGCGCCATTGCGAATTATGAAGCGGTTGAAATTGTCACCCCTTATCTAAAAGTAAGCAAAACAGCCATACTCACCGATGGTCTTAAAATGGGACTGGATTACGGTAAAACGTGGACCTGCTATAACGGCAGAGAACATGCCTGCGGTGGTTGCGGTGCTTGTCAGGAGCGGCTGGAAGCGTTTCGTGATAACGGTGCTGTGGACCCTCTCACCTATGAGTAA
- a CDS encoding MATE family efflux transporter: protein MMSFGLVDTFFVSLLGTEPLAAISFTFPVTFTVISLNIGLGIGTSAIIGKLQGSGSYSESREYATSSITLSFVMVGLLAVAGYFLIDPIFKALNASETLMPYIHDYMSLWYLSSVFLALPMVGNSVLRACGDTRTPSIIMAVGGALNAALDPIFIFGWGPVPAMGIQGAALATFLAWVAGASYIIWLLAVKRNLMVPRLLTITELRRSCAPILKIGLPAAGANMLTPVAGGVMTAVVANYGAEAVAAWGVGNRLESIASIVILALSMTLPPIISQNVGAGLYQRVEEAYRLTVKFVIGWQLVVFAIMWLLSGWIAQMFAEEAEVAWLIHLFLMIVPLGYGMQGIVILTNSSLNAMHKPMAALILSVIRLFVFYVPVSYVASLFFGLKGLFWGVVIANLCMATISYVYFNRALSEHRRQPGEEVAQ, encoded by the coding sequence ATGATGAGCTTTGGCCTTGTTGATACGTTCTTCGTCAGTTTACTGGGCACTGAACCTCTGGCAGCCATCAGTTTTACGTTTCCGGTTACCTTTACGGTTATCAGTTTAAATATCGGCCTCGGGATTGGAACGTCAGCCATTATTGGTAAGTTGCAGGGTAGCGGGAGTTATTCTGAGTCCAGGGAGTATGCAACCAGCTCGATAACCTTGTCCTTCGTGATGGTGGGTTTGCTTGCCGTTGCGGGGTATTTTTTGATTGACCCGATATTTAAAGCACTGAACGCCAGTGAAACATTGATGCCCTACATTCATGACTATATGTCATTGTGGTACTTATCAAGTGTGTTTCTGGCGCTTCCCATGGTGGGGAACAGTGTGTTGCGGGCATGTGGCGATACACGCACTCCCAGCATCATCATGGCCGTTGGCGGCGCATTGAATGCAGCCCTTGATCCCATTTTTATTTTTGGCTGGGGACCGGTACCGGCGATGGGGATTCAGGGAGCGGCACTGGCGACGTTCCTCGCCTGGGTGGCGGGAGCCAGTTATATCATCTGGTTGCTGGCAGTGAAACGAAACCTGATGGTACCCCGTTTATTGACCATTACGGAACTGCGCAGGAGCTGTGCGCCCATCCTGAAAATTGGTCTGCCGGCTGCAGGGGCGAATATGCTTACACCTGTCGCCGGTGGCGTGATGACCGCAGTAGTGGCGAATTATGGTGCGGAGGCCGTGGCTGCATGGGGAGTCGGGAACCGGCTTGAGTCCATTGCGTCTATCGTTATTCTGGCATTGTCCATGACCCTGCCGCCCATTATTTCGCAAAATGTGGGAGCCGGTTTGTATCAACGGGTTGAAGAAGCTTACCGGTTAACGGTGAAATTTGTTATTGGCTGGCAACTTGTCGTGTTCGCTATCATGTGGTTGCTTTCCGGCTGGATAGCCCAAATGTTTGCTGAGGAAGCTGAAGTGGCCTGGCTCATTCATCTGTTCCTGATGATAGTTCCGCTGGGCTACGGGATGCAGGGCATTGTGATTTTAACGAATTCGTCTTTGAATGCCATGCACAAGCCAATGGCAGCGTTGATCCTGAGTGTCATCCGGCTGTTTGTTTTTTACGTACCTGTATCCTATGTGGCAAGTTTGTTCTTTGGTTTGAAAGGCTTGTTCTGGGGCGTCGTCATTGCCAATTTGTGTATGGCGACCATCTCTTATGTTTATTTTAATCGGGCGCTGTCTGAGCATCGCCGGCAACCGGGAGAAGAAGTAGCACAATGA
- a CDS encoding recombinase family protein, with product MTTCVIYARVSTVKQAEKELPVQSQIDKCKKHAVSLGADIKKVFTDEGISGTSDNRPAFQQAITYCENFDVDYFICWSTSRFARNALEAKLNKRRLANSNTKIAYVSQNIDEGDSGFIYEGILELFDEYYSRQVSQDTKRSMIANAQKGYFNGGFVTFGYQQEPVAGQKKKTRLIPNPLETGTVNRIFELKLASYGGKQIAELMNAEGRLNRGKKWNKTTILELLRNERVVGKVAFGKKGRNGSLPRSEWIVVDSHEPIVSTETFDAVQTMMDKQTNTAVREEGSAKSTRFFTGILKCGKCGQSMKIERAKGATKVYYYYNCGTKKAGLGCENRRINSAIFDPWMVDVICSEVLTERNLKDLLLQLNDLCGSWAKKKRERCTDLIQQIREMERRNSRLYEMLEDASGVYNLQDLAPRLRSNNEAIRKLNTELAIAETEKPPTLEITERDLSELSELLVDIIKTSSNPGKVREFFKTFLHSVEVQDDEIKVKYRPEALLSAHSGIVPSREEWLPLPDSNGGPAD from the coding sequence ATGACCACTTGTGTAATATACGCCCGTGTCTCTACGGTCAAGCAGGCGGAAAAAGAACTTCCCGTACAAAGCCAAATCGACAAATGTAAAAAACACGCAGTCTCACTGGGTGCCGACATTAAGAAAGTTTTCACGGATGAAGGTATTTCCGGCACCTCTGATAACCGTCCAGCTTTCCAGCAGGCAATTACTTACTGTGAAAACTTCGATGTGGATTACTTTATCTGCTGGAGTACATCCCGTTTTGCCCGTAACGCACTTGAAGCAAAGCTCAACAAGCGACGATTAGCAAACAGTAATACGAAGATAGCCTATGTGTCACAAAACATCGATGAGGGCGATTCTGGCTTCATTTACGAAGGTATTCTGGAACTGTTTGACGAATATTATTCCCGTCAGGTGTCGCAGGACACAAAACGCTCAATGATAGCCAATGCCCAGAAAGGGTACTTTAACGGCGGCTTTGTCACATTCGGGTACCAGCAGGAACCTGTGGCCGGCCAGAAAAAGAAAACCAGACTAATTCCCAATCCATTAGAAACGGGTACGGTAAACCGGATATTCGAATTGAAGCTGGCCAGCTACGGTGGAAAACAGATTGCCGAACTGATGAATGCTGAAGGGCGCCTGAATCGTGGTAAGAAATGGAACAAAACAACCATACTGGAGCTGCTGCGCAATGAAAGGGTAGTGGGTAAGGTGGCATTCGGTAAAAAAGGCCGTAACGGGTCACTGCCGCGCTCAGAATGGATTGTCGTGGATAGCCATGAACCGATCGTAAGCACTGAAACATTCGATGCTGTCCAGACGATGATGGACAAGCAAACAAACACTGCCGTTCGTGAAGAGGGTTCCGCAAAGAGCACCAGGTTCTTTACCGGTATCCTTAAATGCGGCAAGTGTGGTCAGTCAATGAAAATTGAACGGGCCAAAGGTGCAACCAAAGTTTATTACTACTACAACTGTGGTACTAAAAAGGCCGGACTGGGCTGTGAGAACAGGAGAATCAATTCAGCAATATTCGACCCCTGGATGGTAGACGTTATTTGCTCTGAAGTGCTTACAGAGCGAAATCTGAAAGACTTACTACTGCAGTTGAACGATTTATGTGGATCCTGGGCAAAGAAAAAACGTGAACGGTGCACCGATTTGATTCAGCAAATCAGAGAAATGGAAAGACGTAACTCGCGTTTGTACGAAATGCTGGAAGATGCATCAGGAGTTTATAACCTGCAGGATTTAGCACCGCGTCTTCGCTCAAATAACGAAGCAATCAGAAAATTGAATACTGAACTGGCAATTGCTGAAACGGAAAAACCACCAACACTGGAAATCACAGAAAGAGATCTGTCTGAATTGAGTGAACTGCTGGTAGATATAATTAAAACGAGTAGCAATCCGGGAAAGGTGAGGGAGTTTTTCAAAACGTTCCTACACTCAGTAGAAGTGCAAGATGATGAAATTAAAGTGAAATATCGACCTGAAGCCTTACTCTCTGCGCATTCTGGAATAGTTCCCAGTAGAGAAGAGTGGCTCCCCCTCCCCGACTCGAACGGGGGACCTGCGGATTAA
- a CDS encoding helix-turn-helix domain-containing protein, with protein sequence MSKTFTSDPGILKRHIRPHIERPASIRSTNARAMSPSSEDDMLSLPPSFDGRQLRKLRLEAGFTQQQIADAVCLSRETVVAIENNKQSAIDGLKWKTVRNWCLVCKGKVRYETMNTFTKYLVGQVTKK encoded by the coding sequence ATGTCAAAAACATTTACCTCCGACCCCGGCATTCTGAAAAGGCATATACGCCCCCATATTGAACGGCCTGCTAGTATTCGCAGTACAAACGCACGGGCAATGAGCCCTTCTTCAGAGGATGACATGTTAAGCCTTCCACCTTCATTTGATGGCAGGCAGCTACGTAAACTGCGTCTCGAAGCTGGCTTTACCCAGCAGCAGATCGCCGATGCAGTTTGCTTAAGCAGGGAAACGGTAGTTGCAATAGAGAACAACAAGCAGTCGGCCATCGACGGATTGAAATGGAAGACGGTGAGGAACTGGTGTTTAGTGTGCAAAGGTAAAGTGCGCTATGAAACTATGAACACCTTTACCAAGTACCTGGTCGGGCAAGTAACTAAAAAATAA
- a CDS encoding phage antirepressor N-terminal domain-containing protein, with the protein MTEPTAKFKTIIEFHGMLLTVITYENTDYIPLKPIVEMLGLQWKSAREAAISGDNRELYGCCELKEPVFNSFDTLKGAKNTMFILLESCEMYLARVNTTRVRANGNETVADNLLALQKEWRKALHDYETKGIAFKASKGSDLVKLDKIKDPHIRAEYARDINERYGMNIPIGRQTVMDV; encoded by the coding sequence ATGACCGAACCAACAGCAAAATTTAAGACCATTATCGAGTTTCACGGCATGCTTCTTACCGTGATCACCTATGAAAATACAGATTATATTCCGCTAAAACCAATAGTAGAAATGCTAGGCCTGCAGTGGAAATCGGCCAGAGAAGCAGCCATTTCTGGCGATAATCGCGAATTGTATGGCTGTTGCGAGTTAAAAGAGCCAGTTTTTAATAGTTTCGACACCCTTAAGGGTGCGAAAAACACGATGTTCATTCTGCTTGAATCGTGTGAGATGTATCTTGCGAGAGTAAACACTACCAGAGTTCGTGCTAACGGTAACGAAACTGTGGCTGATAACTTGCTGGCCCTGCAGAAAGAATGGCGCAAGGCACTGCACGACTACGAAACCAAGGGTATTGCTTTCAAAGCGAGCAAAGGCAGTGACCTGGTCAAGCTGGATAAAATCAAAGACCCTCACATCAGAGCCGAATATGCGCGAGACATCAACGAACGCTATGGAATGAATATTCCCATTGGCCGCCAGACCGTTATGGATGTGTGA
- the queE gene encoding 7-carboxy-7-deazaguanine synthase QueE, producing the protein MFETIQGEGVKTGVPSVFVRLQGCPVGCPWCDTKHTWTLDEAFLTTSDEVLSKTQESEAWFSIEDEALLTLFKENGYQAKHIVITGGEPCMYDLRPLTSLLHARGYTTQIETSGTFEVLCHEDTWVTVSPKVDMKGGMPVLTQALERADEIKHPVAMQKHIDELDSLLARLDGKLPANICLQPISQQQRATDLAIATCIARNWRLSLQTHKYIGIE; encoded by the coding sequence ATGTTCGAAACGATTCAGGGCGAAGGCGTAAAAACCGGCGTTCCGTCAGTGTTTGTGCGTTTACAAGGGTGTCCGGTGGGTTGTCCCTGGTGTGATACCAAACATACATGGACGCTGGACGAGGCGTTTTTGACAACATCAGATGAAGTCCTGTCGAAAACTCAGGAGAGTGAAGCGTGGTTCAGTATTGAAGATGAAGCGTTACTGACCTTATTTAAAGAAAACGGATATCAGGCCAAACACATCGTGATCACCGGCGGTGAGCCGTGTATGTATGATTTGCGTCCGCTCACCTCACTGCTGCATGCGCGGGGGTACACCACGCAGATAGAAACCAGTGGTACCTTCGAGGTACTGTGCCATGAAGACACCTGGGTTACGGTATCGCCTAAAGTCGACATGAAAGGCGGCATGCCGGTGCTGACTCAGGCGCTGGAGCGGGCGGATGAAATTAAGCATCCTGTGGCTATGCAAAAGCATATTGATGAGCTGGATAGTCTGCTGGCACGGCTGGACGGAAAGCTACCGGCAAATATTTGTCTGCAACCTATCAGTCAGCAGCAACGTGCGACGGATCTTGCTATCGCCACCTGTATTGCGCGAAACTGGCGCTTATCGTTACAAACACATAAATATATCGGCATTGAATAG
- a CDS encoding single-stranded DNA-binding protein, which yields MATKGVNSVTLVGNLGSDPQLRYTQRNVAVCNISLATSEVYKDQNGKKVEETEWHKVVVWGKKAEVVAQFRASGDQLYVRGKNKTRKWTDENGQDHYVTEVIVDQNGDIQLLGGKNPQSV from the coding sequence GTGGCAACTAAAGGTGTTAATTCCGTGACCCTCGTGGGCAACTTAGGTTCAGACCCGCAACTGCGTTACACACAACGCAACGTGGCCGTGTGCAATATCTCACTGGCCACTTCAGAAGTGTACAAAGACCAGAATGGCAAGAAGGTTGAGGAAACCGAATGGCACAAAGTGGTGGTGTGGGGAAAAAAAGCTGAAGTCGTAGCCCAGTTCCGTGCCAGCGGCGATCAACTCTATGTGCGCGGTAAGAACAAAACCCGCAAATGGACCGACGAAAACGGACAAGATCACTACGTGACCGAAGTTATCGTTGACCAAAACGGAGACATTCAACTGCTCGGTGGCAAAAACCCACAGAGCGTGTAA
- a CDS encoding sigma factor-like helix-turn-helix DNA-binding protein — MRNNEIDIALEVLCRLAKPGQCLNTREIAEVCGCSQVTISQIMREALKKARIRAERLQLRDYLE; from the coding sequence TTGCGTAACAACGAAATTGATATTGCGCTGGAAGTGCTTTGCCGGTTGGCGAAGCCCGGCCAGTGTCTGAATACACGTGAAATCGCAGAAGTATGCGGCTGCTCGCAAGTGACCATTTCACAAATTATGCGCGAAGCATTAAAGAAAGCCCGCATCCGGGCAGAACGACTGCAGCTGCGCGATTACTTGGAGTGA
- a CDS encoding DUF6210 family protein, which produces MIEIILYESFPLNEIPFLIVSAKTGVSYENQVGGHSCAHVSYEGFLVPFADIAPRFDDCELGCGDINPDNPGTQRFAANQIAKAILDYNDSGDWKLKFDFDYSRLSELKEDWWPVVITGTIGNTRFDKHPAIYTRMQNCD; this is translated from the coding sequence ATGATTGAAATTATCCTGTACGAATCGTTCCCGCTAAACGAAATCCCATTTCTGATTGTCAGCGCTAAAACTGGTGTCTCGTATGAGAACCAAGTGGGCGGGCATTCCTGTGCCCATGTTAGCTATGAGGGTTTTCTTGTGCCCTTTGCTGATATTGCACCAAGATTTGATGATTGCGAATTGGGTTGTGGTGATATAAATCCTGATAACCCTGGGACGCAGAGGTTCGCGGCAAACCAGATCGCAAAGGCTATTTTGGATTACAACGACAGCGGCGACTGGAAGCTGAAATTTGATTTTGATTACTCGCGGTTATCAGAATTGAAAGAGGACTGGTGGCCGGTTGTCATCACCGGCACTATTGGTAATACCCGTTTCGATAAGCATCCGGCAATTTATACAAGGATGCAGAATTGTGACTGA